TGTTATTGCTGCTCGCTGACATAGACGTAGGTGGGTGTACCGTCCCTCCCCCGGACGATCTTGTTGACTCTGTGGCGCACGCCCTGCATGATCAGCACCTCGCTCTCATTGGTATGGGGATGCTGGTCGGTCTTGTTGACGAGCCGCCTCTGCTCCTGGAGAGTGCGGACGATGGTGTCGATGCGGTGGCCGGAGCGGTAGTCCTCGTTGACCAGGATGATCCTCTCGTTGCCCGGCTTGCCGCCGGCCGCAAACCGCTGCGCCGTCTCCTCCGTGCGCGACCAGCTGTCCACCATCTTGGTGGGTAATGCCTGGTAGCCGTCGCGCTTGATACGATCCAGGAATTGGTCGGCGTTGTTAGAGTCGATGGACATGCCCCGGTAGAGCGTGCCGCTCTCCCGGACGTCGGTGGGCCTGATGCGGTTGACGGCATCGTAGAGGGCGTCCCACTCCTCCTGGGTGGCGTAACCCTGGACGCCGCGCTGCGCCCGGTCAAATTTGCGCTGGTCCTCCACAAATTTGACGACGGCGCGGGCCTGGGTGTCCGGGATGACGGGAGGGCGCTGCCCGCAGATCACACGCCCGGCCTCGCTCCAGTGTACCGGGCGTGTGCCGTTGGGGTCGGTGTAGTAGACGCGGTCTCCCTCCACCTCCACACAATCCGCCAACGCTCTGGCAAATGCCTGCTGCAGGTCGCCGTCCATCCTGGCGACGGACGCCTCCAGGCTGGCGTTGAGCGACTCGTTATCCATCCCCTCAATCGTCGCCTCCGGGATAACCAGGCCGTGGCGCTGAGCCTCCTCGTAATCGACCGGATCCACTCCCATCCCACTATTATAGTCATAGGGCGGGTACGGCAGGTCAAACCGGCTGAGCTTGCGCCAGATGGGCGAGGTCAGTAGTGCAATGTGGGAGCCGTCGGTGGCCACGCCCTCGTAGTTGACGGCGGCGGCCGCCTCCCTCCAGCGGGCGGCCCAGTCCCTGGGCTGTCGGCTGTAGCGCTCGCGCACCAGGCGCTGGGCCGGGTAAGCAATCGACCCCATCATGGAGTCCCGGTAGGCCTTGCCCTGAACCATGGCTACGTTGGTATCCAGGATCAGGCGCTGGCGGGCATCAGAGTTGAGGTCCTGGATGGTGCCCTCCGTGCCCGGCTCCGGACGGTAGCCGGTGGCACGCAGCATCGCGCGGACCTCGCGCAGAGCGTCGGCCTCGGACAGATTGCCATCCACGATCCCCTGGGAGCGATCCCTAAATCCCTGCACGCGGGCATAACACCCCTCCCTGGCTGTCCAGTAGGAGCGCTCCCGGATGTCCGGATCCACGCCGTCCCAGTCTGCCGACGACATGCCGGCAGCAGGCACCGTGACCTTGGATTGCATCAACTCTGAGGGACTTGGCATGGATTTATAAATTACTAAATGTTTTTGTCTTTGATCTTTGCCCCGTCAGGGGCATCGTCTTTAGTATTTGTTCCCGCGCCCCCGTCCAGGGGACGGGAACAACCCCGGCGCTCCGGAGCCGTAGGCGGGACGCGGTCCCTGGACGTAGGGACGCTTGCCGGGAGGCACGGGCATGCGGCCGTCCGGAGCGATCACCCGGTGGGTGCCGGCCCGGACGGCCTCCAGCCGCTCGTGGGCGGCTGTGTTGGCCTTATCCCGGTCCTCGGAGACCGAGACCGCAAACCGCTTGAGCAGACGCCAGGCGATCATGTCCAGGGCCTCCGGCTTGAGCGTGCGCGGGATGGTGGTGTCGCTCTGCAGGTCCATCACATTGGCGGCGTTGCCCGCGATGGCCTCGCGCACGGCTGCCGTCACGTCCTGGATGATGCCGGGCACGACGGTGCCCTTCGTGTCGGCGGCCGTGATGGCCTCCAGCTCGGCGCGGTCGATGACCTCCGTGAGCATGTCCGCCGTCAATGTGATCCAGTGGAGCATATCAGTTAATAGTTAATAGTGATTAGTTAATAGTCTTATACTGTTACCTGTTAACTATTACCTGTTAACTCATCTCCCACCGGGGCGGGATCGTCGAGGTGCAGGATCATATCGACGAGCGTGTCACACATGCCGATGGCCTCGGCAGCCTTGCGCAGGTCGAGCATCTCGTAGGGCTTGGTCCGGGCCAGGATGCCGCTGATCACTCCCCCGGCGATGATGGCTGTGATCTCCTGTCTGGGAGTCAGGCCGTCCTGGATGGGACGCAAGGAGGCTGCGTATGGCTCCAGGGTCTTGGCGGAGCCATGCAGGGCATCATACTCGTGAGTGGTCATGTTGCGGCCGGGATCGTCCCCTGTCGCCGGGCAGTCACTGTCACCCTTGGCGGCGGGAGCGGAGGGCTCTACGGCAGGTTGACGGGCGGGACCGGCTGCAGGCTCCGGTGTGGATACCTCGGCAGCGGTATCCTCCACGGGCGGCGTGGTCTGGTCCTGGTCGGTATTGGTGGGGGTCATCTCCTGGGCGGGAGCCTGAGGAGCGGCGGCCTTGTTGGTCTTGGTTGATTGGACGATTGCCATAATAATATTTAGTCTTTGGTCGTTAGTATTTTGTCTTTGTTTTCCGCCGCCCGGAGGCGGCGGAAAAACCGCATCAGGCAATCTGCATGCGCATCATGGCCGACGGGGCGGCAAACACCACCTTGTGATGGCCGCGCACGCGCAGCCACTCCGTGGAGATGTCCTCGTCGCGGTAGGTCTCCACCGTGCTGTACATGTCATCTCCCGCGAGGTTAAGGGTCTTGAGCGCGGAGATGTCATCCAGGGACGGGTTGTCGTCAGCGTAAAACAGGTAGATGTTGTTGCCCACGACGTTGACGTTGTCCACCTCTGCTCCGCCCACTCCTCCCGGATTGTAGGAGGCGATGGTGCGCATGACCTTGACCGGCGGGATGTCGTCGCCCTGCAGGCCGATGAGCTCCAGGAGCGTCTCCGGCGTGAGGACCTTGCGGCCCATCTCACCCATCATGGACTGGACCTCCGTGTTGGCCTGGATGTCCGCCCAGATGTCGCGTGTGGTCAGGATGCGGTTGGGGTAGACGCCGTTGTTGACGGCGAATTTGTTGATGAGACTGGTCAGGATGCTGACCACGGGCTTGGAGCGGTCGCTCCACTTATTGGCCTCCGTGATGCCATCCACCGACGTGATGCCGGGGATGACGCTGTTGGCGTAGTCAAACACCTCCTTGTTGTGGGAGATGAGCATGTGCCGTGCCAGCGCGCGGGTCTTGGACTGGCGCAGGCTGTTGCGGTAGACCTCCTCGTCCACCGCTCCGAGCAGCTCGCGGTCGTCAATGCCGATCTTGAGGACGTGCTCCTCCAGCATCACCGGGACGTCCTCGCCACGGATGTCGATGGTACGGGGCGAGTCGTACATGGGGCGGCGGGTGTCGGATGTGGCAAACGCGTCCTGTCGCAGGTAGCGCTTGTAGGTGGTCAGCAGGCCGGGGGCCTTGACTCCCGGCGCGAGAAAGCGAGCCGGGTCGTGGGTCTGGGTGCCGTACCAGCCGACAATGTAGTTGGTCAGCGGCAGGTTGACGGCGTAGGTTGCGGATGTACTCATGCTATGTAATAATTAATAGGTAAGAGTTAATAGTTAGGCCTTGGCGGCAGTGGCGGCCGGACGGGCGACGAGGATGACCTCGTGGAGGCAGTCGCCCTGGCCGCTGGTATTGGGGGCCAGGGACCTGGCCACGACAACCTCGCCGGCTGCGCCGGTGGCCGCCTTGACGGTGGCATCGGCGCACAGCGCCAAGTCGGTGCCGGTCTCAATCGTGCCGGGCGTCTCGTTGAGGCGCGCCTGGACGATGCCCGGATGGGACTGGAGGATCAGGTCGCCGCCGTTGCCGTCGGCTCCGTCGCGTCCGTCAGGGTTGCTGACAACACCATCGGGGATGTCGGTGGCGGAGGTCACCAGGGACATGGTCTTGCCGTCTGCGGAGAGCTTGGCGAATTTGCCCTCGCTCTTGTCGGTGCCGGTGGTGCCGGCCGGCCAGTCGCGGCGCAGCACGGGAGTCTGCTTGATAATCATGTTATTTAATAGTTAATGGTTAAGAGTTAATAGTTATTGATGGATGGTAACGATACTGTTAACTATTACCTGTTAACTGTTACCTCGCCGCCGCCCGGCGAATTCCTCGGCCGCCCTGGACCAGGCGCGATCGTACTCGCCGGGGGTCAGGGCACGGCCGTGCTTGGTTACCTCGGCGTCCACCGCCTTGCGGCAATGGGCCACCAGATCGACGTCGCTCTGCGGGATCTGGACGGCCTTGCCCTCCGGCGTGCGGTGGGTGACTACTCCGGCGGGAGTGATCTTGCTGTCCATGCGCCGGCCGCCCTGGTTGTTGTGCAGCTGGCGCGTGAGGGGAGCCTTGCTGTGGGCCTGGGTGGCGGAGCCGGACTCGGCGGCCTGCTGCTTGAGCAAGTCAAAGTCCGTCTTGAGGTCGGTGACGGCCTTGAGGATGTCGTCGCCTGTTGCGGTCTCGGAGAGGTTGAGCACCTTGGCAATCTCGTTGCAGATGCCAAGCCAGCCCTCGTCCTCGGAGTTGCAGTTGGTTTCGTCGTTGTCGTCGTTGTTGGTGTTAGTCGTATCGGCCGCCTCTTCCTTCTTCTTTTCCTCCTCCGTGTTGGACGGAGGGGGATTGTCGGAGTTGGTGTTGGTATCGTTGACCTTGTTCTTGTCCTCATCTCCGGGGGCGGTGCCCTCGGAGTGCAGGACCCGTTGGTGTCGTTGTTGTGTACTCATGTTATTGTGGTGATGAGAGATGCTCATGCTGCGGCTGTGGACGACCACGTCGCCGGCAGCGGATTGGCGGATGATGCCCGGCTGGGCCTCGTGGTCCGGGTTGTTGGTGACGGCCAGGCCGGACAGGCGCGTCGGTCTGTAGCCGTCCTTGTATGCCTGTTGGTAGTCGGCCAGCTTGTACTCGGTGCTGTAGGCCCAGTACTTGCCCTGGTTAAGGTCGCGGTGGGCGTCGTCCACCCAGGCGATGTAGGCGGCCTGGTAGAGGCGGCCATCTACTTGCCCGTAGTCCAGAGCCTTGCACCAGCCCAGGGCCGGGTTGTCGCCGGTCGTGCGCAGGTAGAGGTGGTCGTTGTTGACCTGGATGCCGTTGCCGCCGTTGACGGCGGGGTCATAGGACTCGCAGATATCCTGCAGGGCTGCCTCGTCGATGACCTCGTCCACGTCCCAGCGCTTGTCCGGGGCGATGGAGGTGTCGGGCACCGGGATGGTGTAGGTGCCGGCCGGCTCAATCAGGTACCAGCCGGCCTGCGGGACCTGTCCGACGGGGTACGGAGCGCAGGAGGAGGGGTCAAATGGGGGGATGCCGCGGGCAATGTATCTGTCTCGGTAGCTGCTCATATATCGGATTTGGCTGAATTTGCGCCGTGCAGGGGTCGTGCAGGGGTGGATGTGGCAAGAGACGGGTCAATGGCCGCCGCGCGGCGTCTCCCCTCGTCACGGGCCACCTGGAGGCGTCGGGCAATCTGGAGTGCCGTGGAGACGATCTCCTCCTCTCCGGGCACCTGCAGCATCAGGGCCAGCTGGGCCTGCTCCTCCGGGGAGAGGGGCAGCAGCTCCAGCGTGACCCGCTCCAGGCGCTCGTCGATGTCCCGGAGACGGTGGGCGACCACCTCCTCCAGCCGGCGGCGGGCCGGCTCCCAGAGCGTGGTGCTGCGGTGCAGAGCCAGGGTGGTGAGGGCGTCGCGGCGGCGGGAGTTGAGCGTGTAGGGCGTCTCCTGGGGGGCGGGCTGCAGGGGCATCTTGACGACACCCTCCATGGTCTGCTGCTGGGGCACGTAGCCGGCGGCCTTGATGGCGTAGAGCTGGGAGGAGGATACCCCGGCAGTCACCTGCCAGCCGGTGCGCTCGCTGACCTCGGCGTCGTCGATGTCGTAGCCGGCGGCGCGCAGGGCGGCCGCGTTGGCAATCTCCTTGTCCGGCGTGGTCTTGTCCACGCACGAGAGCGTGAATTCCACCAGGTGCGGCTGGCCGGGGTGGTACTCGTCGAGCACCCGGTTGACCAGCTGGGCCGTCAGCACGGTGGCGATGGAGGACGATTCGCCCGCCGCCCAGTCGGCAAACCCGTCGGCCTGGGCTCCCCCCGCCAGCGTGCCGGAGCCCGACTCGGTCATCACGGTCAGCTTGCCGGCCGTGGTCAGCATGGCGATCTCCTCGGTGGCTACCTTGTAGCGGCGGTCAAACAGGTCGACGCTCGTCTGGGACACAGGGACGGACTTGATGTCGGCACCATGGTCGATGACGCCGGTGGCGGCGGACAGCATCCTGGCCGCCGCCTGAATGTATAGCTGGCGCAGGTCCTCCGAGCAATCCGCCGGGAGGACAAAAAACGCCGGAGGAGTGCCCAGATGCTCCAAGAAGACGTCCCACTGGGCAAGTGTGGTGCTGCGGTTGAGTACCAGCATCTGGGCTGGCATGTCGATGGGCCGGGGATGCAGGCGCAGGATGAGGTCGTCCAACGGGACGGGCAAAGTCTCACCCCGGTAACGGCCAAACTGGGCGTTGGGGTTGTAGCCCCATGCCCCACGGTAGCCGTCCCGGCACATCAGCCAGTTGTCGATAGGCAGCAGATGCAGCCCATCGCTGTCGGCGTAAGGTTGCAAGAATTTGTAGTGGCGGCGGGACGCCTGGGACAAGGCGGTGATGGCCTCGTCCATGTTGACGATGGCGTTGCAGAGGTCGGTAATGGTGCGCTGCTGAGCCTCAGCCAGCAGGCTGTCGCGGTCGTCCAGATCGGGCTTGACGGTGATGGACCAGTCGTACTTGTCCAGAGCGTCGTCCCTCTTGGTGAGGCAGGTCAGCAGCATCGGATCGTATTGCTCCATCTGCTCCCAGATCCACTGCTGCTCAGCATAGGCTCCCAGCTGGCACTCCTGCAGGCAGCGGCGCACCGTGTCCACGCTCAGGTAGTCCAGCGGGCAGACGCGCTCAATCTGGCGGCGGCGCTCCTTGTCCAGCTCGGACAAGGGCAAAAATCCAAACATGCCCGGCCTGCTGTCCTGGGAGGGATTGTCGGGAGTCGTGAGCGACCTCTGCACGCCCTCTGCATGGGGCTTGCGGTGGAGGATGTAGTTGTAGAGTCGTCTGATCATACTATGCTGCTGCCATTAAGCGGTTGAGGGAGGGACGGCCGCCAAAGAGAGAGCCGTGGGAGCGGCCGCCAAACAGGCCGGCACCCTTGATGATGCGGCTGCTGCCTGGAGCCGGGAGGTGGTGTTGCACGTGGCCGTCGGCGGCGCGCAGGGCCAGAGCCAGGGCCGTGCAGCGGTCGGAGTGGCCCTCTCTGGTGTGAGGGGCCTCGTAGGTGTAATCCGTGCCTCTAAAGATCTGCTGCATGGCGTGCAGGTCCTCGCGCACCTCCACGTCGATCGGGATGCGGACACGGCAGGGAGACTCAAAGGCCTGTCGTAAGCGTGGGAAAATCAATCTCTTAAAGGCCGTCGTAAACGTGCACAATTCGATTTTGCCAAACTCGTGGCCCTCCGGATGCCAGCGCCCAAACTCCTTGACCAGCACGTCGCCCATGCCAATCCCCACGCCCGTATAGTCGTAGCACACCCGGCGAGCGGCCTTGATGCGGTGCCTCAACACCTCCATCTGGTCGGGCACGGACATGTTGCGCAGCACCAGCACCTCGCGGGTGACCAGCACGTCTCCCACCCGCTCCAGCGTCCAGCAGACCGTCGGGTCGTTGGTGCGGCCAAAGTCGATGCCCAGGCGCAGGTCCAGCTTGTTGCCCAGGTAGATGGCCGGGTCGCAGGACACTGTGGCACTGGCCGACTCCGCCGTGGCGATCAGGTCGTAGGGCAGCAGCACGTTGGACGAGTCGAGAAATTCGCACATGTACTCCTGCGCCCAGCCAATGGGGTCGTCTAGGGATTCCCGCAGTTCATCAATGTCGATGGGCAGCCCATCCTCCACCGCCTTGGCAATCGTTACCACATGGCAGGACCAGTGCTGCTTGCGGCCCTCCCTGGGATGGATCAGGTTGTCGTTGATGATCTTGTACGTCCTGGCGCCACGCCCGGTCTTGCCGTTGGGGGTAGTAATGAGGCGGACCTTTTTTTCACCCCCGCGCAGGGGGTTGGTGATGGAGGGCAGGACAGCACGCCATGTCGCATCGGGGTCCTCGAAAAATGCAAACTCCGTTAATACTAAG
This genomic stretch from Akkermansia biwaensis harbors:
- a CDS encoding phage protein Gp36 family protein; the protein is MLHWITLTADMLTEVIDRAELEAITAADTKGTVVPGIIQDVTAAVREAIAGNAANVMDLQSDTTIPRTLKPEALDMIAWRLLKRFAVSVSEDRDKANTAAHERLEAVRAGTHRVIAPDGRMPVPPGKRPYVQGPRPAYGSGAPGLFPSPGRGRGNKY
- a CDS encoding phage portal protein family protein, which encodes MIRRLYNYILHRKPHAEGVQRSLTTPDNPSQDSRPGMFGFLPLSELDKERRRQIERVCPLDYLSVDTVRRCLQECQLGAYAEQQWIWEQMEQYDPMLLTCLTKRDDALDKYDWSITVKPDLDDRDSLLAEAQQRTITDLCNAIVNMDEAITALSQASRRHYKFLQPYADSDGLHLLPIDNWLMCRDGYRGAWGYNPNAQFGRYRGETLPVPLDDLILRLHPRPIDMPAQMLVLNRSTTLAQWDVFLEHLGTPPAFFVLPADCSEDLRQLYIQAAARMLSAATGVIDHGADIKSVPVSQTSVDLFDRRYKVATEEIAMLTTAGKLTVMTESGSGTLAGGAQADGFADWAAGESSSIATVLTAQLVNRVLDEYHPGQPHLVEFTLSCVDKTTPDKEIANAAALRAAGYDIDDAEVSERTGWQVTAGVSSSQLYAIKAAGYVPQQQTMEGVVKMPLQPAPQETPYTLNSRRRDALTTLALHRSTTLWEPARRRLEEVVAHRLRDIDERLERVTLELLPLSPEEQAQLALMLQVPGEEEIVSTALQIARRLQVARDEGRRRAAAIDPSLATSTPARPLHGANSAKSDI
- a CDS encoding terminase large subunit domain-containing protein; the protein is MSSSLITTPLELLLPYQAQWVADESRFKAGIWSRQSGKDFSTAAEAVRDAMVRAKTTWMIAAPSERQAMESLSKCKEWAEAFSIALAAEEIERQDGPNTLLKSGSITFANGSRILAVPGRPDTVRGFSANLVLTEFAFFEDPDATWRAVLPSITNPLRGGEKKVRLITTPNGKTGRGARTYKIINDNLIHPREGRKQHWSCHVVTIAKAVEDGLPIDIDELRESLDDPIGWAQEYMCEFLDSSNVLLPYDLIATAESASATVSCDPAIYLGNKLDLRLGIDFGRTNDPTVCWTLERVGDVLVTREVLVLRNMSVPDQMEVLRHRIKAARRVCYDYTGVGIGMGDVLVKEFGRWHPEGHEFGKIELCTFTTAFKRLIFPRLRQAFESPCRVRIPIDVEVREDLHAMQQIFRGTDYTYEAPHTREGHSDRCTALALALRAADGHVQHHLPAPGSSRIIKGAGLFGGRSHGSLFGGRPSLNRLMAAA